The DNA sequence AAAGCGACTATGCCCCCTTTTGATGCAGAGTAAGGCTCAGTGCCAACTTCTGACATGTAAGCCCTTGTGGAAGCTATGTTAATGATATGCCCGTGATTTAAAAAGGATGCAAAGGATTGAGATAAAATATACGGAGCGGTAAGATTGACCGCAATGACTTTCTCCCAGTCCTGCAAATTCTGCTCAGTTAAGGGTTTATGGATAAAAATTCCTGCATTATTGATAAGTCCATACAACATATTTATTTCATTTTTAATCTGGCTGATTGTCTTTTGAAGTTCTTGGGTATTGCTAAGATCACACGTGTAAAATCGCTCAAAAAAATGATGTGTTGGTGTCTCTTTATCGAGGGCAAAAACACGATACTCTTGACACAATTTTTCAGCAATCGCTTTACCGATACCATGCGATGCACCTGTCACTAAAACGGTTTTCATAAATCACCTCCAAAACGCGTATAAAACAATAGCACACCAACACTTTATCCTCGCAAAAGAATGATTGGAGTAAAATACGCGATATTTTAACCAAAGGTGCGACTATGCAAATCCCTTTTATCGACCTCAAAACGCAATATGAAACCTACAAAGAAGAGATAAACAAAGAAGTTTTAGATGTTTTAAGTTCAACTCAGTTTATCATGGGTCCACAAGTGACAAAACTTGAGGAAAATCTAGCAAAATACACAGGTGCAAAATACGCCTATGCATGTTCAAGCGGAACAGATGCTCTTTTAATCGCGCTTATGGCGATAGATGTACAACCTGATGATGAGATTATCACGACTCCATTTACGTTCATCGCAACGGCTGAGACTATCGCACTTTTAAAAGCAAAGCCTGTATTTGTTGACATCGATGAGACAACCTACAACATTGACCCAAAACTCATTGAAGCGAAAATCACCCCAAGAACCAAAGCGATTATGCCCGTTTCTCTTTACGGACAAACAGCAGATATGGACGCGATTAACACTATTGCTAAAAAACACAATTTAGTCGTTATAGAAGATGCATGCCAAAGTTTTGGAGCAGAGTACAAAGGCAAAAAATCATGTAACCTAAGCACCATCGGTTGTACCAGCTTCTTCCCATCAAAACCTCTTGGATGTTACGGTGATGGTGGAGCGATTTTTTGTAGCGATGAGGCACTAGCGGCTAAAATCAAATCTCTACTTAACCACGGACAAGGCAAGCGCTATGAACACAAATACATCGGTATCAACGGTAGACTCGATGCGCTTCAAGCAGCTATCCTCAATGTCAAAATGAACCATTTTGAAGCAGAATGTAAAAAACGTATCGAAGTGGGTAACCGTTACAGCAAATTGCTTGAGGGTGCTGATGTCATCACCCCAAAAGTGATGGATGATCGCAACTCTATGTACGCACAGTATTCTATCCGCGTTAAAAATCGCGAGAGTGTCATGCAAAAGCTAAACGATGCGGGTGTACCAACAGCGGTTCACTACCCAATTCCACTTCATTTGCAAGAAGCTCTTTCATACCTTGGCTATAAAAAAGGTGATTTCCCTCTTAGTGAAAAAGTCGGAACAGAGATCATGAGCCTTCCAATGAGTCCATTTTTAACCACAGAACAACAAGATTTTGTTGTCAACGCAATTAAGGCATAAGTTATGGTAAAAGTAGCATTAATCGGTCTTGGATCTATGGGTCAAAACCACTACAGAGTTTTAAAAAGTTTGCCAGAATTCGAACTTACAGCATTGTGCGACATTCAGCAAACCAGAGAATACGATGAGCCTTTTTACACAGACATTGATGAAATGTTAGAAAAAGCGGATATTCAAGCTGTTGTCATTGTTGTTCCAACCTTTTTGCATAAAAGTGTTGCACTCAAATGCCTTGCCAAAGGCAAAGATCTGTTTATCGAAAAACCCGTAGCTTCCAATTGTGACGAAGCCAAAGAGATTTTAGAAGCAGCAGCCAAAGCCAAAGCAAAAGTGTGCGTTGGTTACATTGAGCGTTTTAACCCTGTGGTTGAGGCACTTAAAAACGAGCTTGAAGGTAAAGAGATCTACAGTATTGGCATTACGCGCGTAGGACCGTTTCCTCCACGTATCGCAGATGTCGGTATCTTAACTGACCTCTCTGTGCATGATATTGATCTTATTCGCTACATCACAGAACACGAGATCGAAAAAGTCTCTATCTACAAATCACAAAAAATTCATAATCACCATGAAGACAACGCTATTTTATCGTTTCAACTTAGTGGCGAGATCGTTGCAAGCATTACGACCAACTGGCTAACACCGTTTCGTAAACGTACCATCGAAGTCGCAACCAAAGAGGGTTACTATGAGGCTGACTTGATGGCACAAGATTTGACGGAATACTCAGAATACCAAAAAAACAACTCTTATGTCATCCGCAAGATCATGCTTAAAAAAGAAGAGCCTTTGGTTCGCGAACACAAAGCGTTTGCTCAGTACATTGAAACGGGTGATCGTCATGGTTTAAGCACCATTGAAGACAGTATGATTACCCTCGACATCTCTTC is a window from the Sulfurospirillum oryzae genome containing:
- a CDS encoding SDR family oxidoreductase, with the protein product MKTVLVTGASHGIGKAIAEKLCQEYRVFALDKETPTHHFFERFYTCDLSNTQELQKTISQIKNEINMLYGLINNAGIFIHKPLTEQNLQDWEKVIAVNLTAPYILSQSFASFLNHGHIINIASTRAYMSEVGTEPYSASKGGIVALTHALSMSLSGHVSVNSISPGWINTDESYVATVEEKAWHASGRVGKPSDVAEVVSFLLEREDGFITGSDFVVDGGVSKKMVYP
- a CDS encoding DegT/DnrJ/EryC1/StrS family aminotransferase, which encodes MQIPFIDLKTQYETYKEEINKEVLDVLSSTQFIMGPQVTKLEENLAKYTGAKYAYACSSGTDALLIALMAIDVQPDDEIITTPFTFIATAETIALLKAKPVFVDIDETTYNIDPKLIEAKITPRTKAIMPVSLYGQTADMDAINTIAKKHNLVVIEDACQSFGAEYKGKKSCNLSTIGCTSFFPSKPLGCYGDGGAIFCSDEALAAKIKSLLNHGQGKRYEHKYIGINGRLDALQAAILNVKMNHFEAECKKRIEVGNRYSKLLEGADVITPKVMDDRNSMYAQYSIRVKNRESVMQKLNDAGVPTAVHYPIPLHLQEALSYLGYKKGDFPLSEKVGTEIMSLPMSPFLTTEQQDFVVNAIKA
- a CDS encoding Gfo/Idh/MocA family protein codes for the protein MVKVALIGLGSMGQNHYRVLKSLPEFELTALCDIQQTREYDEPFYTDIDEMLEKADIQAVVIVVPTFLHKSVALKCLAKGKDLFIEKPVASNCDEAKEILEAAAKAKAKVCVGYIERFNPVVEALKNELEGKEIYSIGITRVGPFPPRIADVGILTDLSVHDIDLIRYITEHEIEKVSIYKSQKIHNHHEDNAILSFQLSGEIVASITTNWLTPFRKRTIEVATKEGYYEADLMAQDLTEYSEYQKNNSYVIRKIMLKKEEPLVREHKAFAQYIETGDRHGLSTIEDSMITLDISSRKA